A region from the Pseudomonas sp. P8_229 genome encodes:
- a CDS encoding DUF4123 domain-containing protein, with the protein MSEVLNNWLGEQSRLNRVLILALDSLAEPNPVTSLYSAGVMQRSVQLYRRTEFSKFAAISPWLTELQNPGNDAFRKLLEDPQRNWGWIGSMDKADLDSLTRHWIARMVIDEDGERSLFRFQDNRVLARCLGNMKETEWPLLLGPISSVLYWDQDHWKSADNSRPGMYPVPNPAPWLRTPESGEQARSILRDNLKRWLLTYHVDAAATLAETRVVSEWLEEQLDLLEAWDWRTPEQREMMLSHRLSPACMTDVAWEPLPGETSQLHFDRCQRVFVDQKAGSAA; encoded by the coding sequence ATGAGCGAAGTACTCAACAACTGGCTAGGCGAACAGTCCAGACTCAATCGCGTGCTGATTTTGGCACTGGACAGCCTCGCCGAACCCAACCCGGTCACCTCGCTGTACAGCGCCGGCGTCATGCAACGCTCGGTACAACTTTACCGACGTACCGAGTTCTCAAAATTCGCCGCTATCAGTCCATGGCTGACTGAACTGCAGAACCCGGGCAACGATGCTTTCCGCAAACTACTCGAAGACCCACAGCGCAACTGGGGCTGGATCGGCAGTATGGACAAGGCTGATCTCGACAGTCTTACCCGGCACTGGATTGCCCGTATGGTCATTGATGAAGATGGCGAGCGCTCACTGTTCCGCTTCCAGGACAACCGGGTTCTGGCCCGCTGCCTGGGCAACATGAAAGAAACCGAATGGCCGCTGCTGCTCGGGCCGATCAGCAGCGTGCTGTATTGGGACCAGGACCATTGGAAAAGCGCGGACAACAGTAGGCCTGGAATGTATCCGGTACCGAATCCGGCGCCATGGCTACGCACTCCGGAATCGGGCGAGCAAGCCAGAAGCATCCTGCGAGACAACCTCAAGCGCTGGTTGCTGACCTACCACGTCGATGCGGCTGCCACACTGGCCGAAACCCGAGTTGTCAGTGAGTGGCTTGAGGAGCAATTGGACCTGCTTGAGGCTTGGGACTGGCGCACACCGGAACAGCGAGAAATGATGCTGAGTCATCGTCTGTCCCCAGCTTGCATGACCGATGTTGCGTGGGAGCCGCTTCCCGGAGAAACGTCCCAACTGCACTTTGACCGGTGCCAACGAGTGTTCGTTGATCAGAAAGCAGGCAGCGCGGCTTGA
- a CDS encoding DUF1652 domain-containing protein: MFLSALELRNIIESSFLPKRCQCTLSPDLSMTVKVFGDHQTDQVDLHVSGIDASHLNGCREINDLIAGLRSDLAQQTMPNHYSPRSRAV, encoded by the coding sequence ATGTTTCTGTCTGCCTTGGAACTACGCAATATCATTGAAAGCAGTTTTCTGCCTAAACGCTGCCAGTGCACGCTGTCGCCAGACTTGTCGATGACGGTCAAGGTATTCGGCGACCACCAGACTGACCAGGTTGATCTACACGTCAGCGGTATCGACGCCAGCCATTTGAATGGCTGTCGCGAAATCAACGACTTGATCGCCGGCCTGCGTTCGGACCTGGCGCAACAAACCATGCCAAACCATTACAGCCCGAGATCCAGAGCGGTTTAA
- the eco gene encoding serine protease inhibitor ecotin yields the protein MGSLRARATIGLLVAGLSTLAHAAKLEDVAPYPKAENGFTRQVIYLPKQDQEENFQVEVLAGKTLEVDCNRQRLGGALDEKNLEGWGYPFYRLEKVIGPMSTLMACPPGSQKKRAFVPVVGDGFMLRYNSKLPLVIYAPKDVEVRYRIWSASDKVGTAIAE from the coding sequence ATGGGTTCTTTACGCGCTCGCGCGACAATCGGTCTGCTCGTTGCCGGCCTGTCCACCCTCGCCCACGCGGCCAAGCTCGAAGATGTCGCGCCGTATCCCAAGGCGGAAAACGGCTTTACCCGCCAGGTCATCTACCTGCCCAAGCAGGATCAGGAAGAGAACTTCCAGGTTGAAGTCCTCGCCGGCAAAACCCTGGAAGTCGACTGCAATCGCCAGCGACTGGGCGGCGCTCTGGACGAGAAAAACCTCGAAGGCTGGGGCTACCCGTTCTACCGCCTGGAAAAAGTCATCGGCCCGATGAGCACCCTGATGGCCTGCCCGCCTGGCTCCCAAAAGAAACGCGCCTTTGTCCCGGTGGTCGGTGACGGCTTCATGCTGCGTTACAACAGCAAGCTGCCGCTGGTGATTTACGCCCCCAAAGACGTCGAGGTGCGCTACCGCATCTGGTCGGCATCGGACAAGGTCGGCACCGCCATCGCGGAATGA
- a CDS encoding lipase family protein — translation MQNQEKSMLSDQSRTCPLRGGWISFRLVDEFGDAKPYAGLSYVLTDSEGTKYQGNLDGEAFARLTGTYNGPLILTLSAAYAGAEKFYVDMSERIDYPLPITELQVAAEKTLRRPVGSTSKTGAYRASAEKGEYHKVEVRDFVEFNKHLPPAADLTNPLPAGCAKLARDFAGDKVPSFGIGLLPEKHYVLEVRALRAFRPLLSLAPKFSALNLYQLSLLATLSYGDFGQKPEKLEATLPKDFSFTYPTQGTVGHVLNTCLACFEEPTKYADSKNPSFPLVEDVPYSKRLEIVPFDPGLYPQNDPNAGAGIETPSSVHFFNDARQGPSDWKNTDTQAYATHDDRMILIAVRGTAENWDKWRDIDAQQVPIEGGTGKAHQGFYESFMALKPFIDNYIRRFRTNQKIIVCGHSLGGAIALLLSDWLYREITSDVILYTFGSPRAGDKEFVESAKGLVHHRIVNQNDPVPSVPAGWMDTKKPIWITGLAATVSGVLTPAAGGLVMAAGMTRFGGKPYWHHGEQRYFMPVQLPGRVLSSVLWTPGCEGYEEAAMARCVAQLKNNDTPDRKQFLVQAANGGDHKMLDGYIPACWATIRRWQETEKTGGYIISATESDRLKLEVETYRTQLEQWQIAADKEFPGGMIESRPQDRATAFQRRATMSDLQERQKAIRQAIEHNQKELDALKGTITTITRLSTTTLTLADIYGDCTALPELQIHIDRWAAHSENQKSERLAQIPSATIRATA, via the coding sequence ATGCAGAACCAAGAAAAATCAATGCTTTCTGACCAAAGCCGAACTTGCCCATTACGCGGGGGCTGGATCAGCTTTCGCCTAGTAGACGAGTTTGGAGATGCCAAGCCCTATGCAGGCCTGAGTTACGTGTTAACGGACTCGGAAGGTACTAAATATCAAGGCAACTTGGACGGAGAAGCTTTTGCACGATTAACGGGAACCTATAACGGCCCGCTGATATTGACGCTATCCGCCGCTTACGCGGGAGCGGAAAAGTTCTATGTTGATATGTCTGAGCGAATCGACTATCCGTTACCGATAACAGAGCTTCAAGTAGCCGCTGAAAAAACGCTTCGTCGCCCTGTCGGCAGCACCAGCAAGACGGGCGCTTACCGGGCTTCTGCCGAAAAAGGCGAATATCACAAGGTTGAAGTTCGCGATTTCGTTGAGTTCAACAAACACTTGCCACCTGCGGCAGACCTTACAAACCCTCTACCGGCAGGTTGCGCCAAACTCGCCCGAGATTTTGCCGGAGACAAGGTCCCGAGCTTTGGTATAGGTCTGCTTCCAGAGAAACATTACGTTCTCGAAGTACGCGCCTTACGTGCATTCAGACCGCTATTATCATTAGCTCCCAAATTCAGCGCCTTGAATCTTTATCAGTTGTCGCTCCTGGCCACATTGAGCTACGGCGATTTCGGGCAAAAGCCGGAAAAGCTGGAAGCGACGCTGCCGAAGGATTTTTCTTTCACCTATCCCACTCAGGGCACCGTCGGACATGTGCTGAACACCTGCCTGGCCTGCTTCGAAGAACCAACGAAGTATGCGGACTCTAAAAACCCTTCGTTCCCGCTGGTTGAAGATGTGCCCTACTCCAAGCGCCTTGAGATCGTCCCTTTTGACCCAGGTCTTTACCCGCAAAACGACCCCAATGCCGGAGCAGGAATAGAAACACCGTCGAGCGTGCACTTTTTCAACGACGCGAGGCAGGGTCCATCCGATTGGAAAAACACCGATACGCAAGCCTATGCCACACACGATGACCGGATGATTCTAATCGCAGTGAGAGGCACGGCTGAGAATTGGGACAAATGGCGAGACATTGATGCTCAGCAAGTCCCGATTGAAGGGGGAACCGGAAAGGCACACCAAGGTTTTTATGAGTCCTTCATGGCGCTGAAACCATTCATTGATAACTATATTCGCCGTTTCCGCACTAACCAAAAAATCATCGTCTGCGGCCACAGCCTCGGCGGCGCTATTGCCTTATTGCTCTCTGATTGGCTATACCGCGAAATAACCAGCGACGTCATTCTCTATACCTTCGGCTCCCCCCGTGCTGGCGACAAAGAATTCGTCGAGTCGGCAAAAGGGCTGGTTCATCACCGAATCGTTAACCAAAATGACCCTGTACCCAGCGTTCCAGCGGGATGGATGGATACAAAAAAACCGATTTGGATTACCGGTCTCGCTGCAACCGTCTCGGGCGTTCTGACGCCAGCTGCCGGAGGACTGGTGATGGCCGCCGGGATGACACGCTTTGGCGGTAAGCCTTATTGGCACCACGGTGAACAGCGTTATTTCATGCCTGTGCAATTGCCCGGGCGAGTGCTCTCCTCTGTGTTATGGACACCCGGCTGCGAAGGATATGAAGAAGCGGCCATGGCTCGCTGCGTCGCACAGTTGAAAAACAACGATACGCCGGATCGCAAGCAGTTCCTGGTTCAGGCGGCCAACGGCGGCGATCACAAAATGCTCGACGGTTATATTCCGGCATGTTGGGCAACGATACGTCGCTGGCAAGAGACGGAGAAAACCGGCGGCTACATCATCAGTGCGACCGAATCCGACCGGTTAAAACTCGAAGTTGAAACCTACCGTACCCAATTGGAACAGTGGCAGATTGCGGCGGACAAGGAGTTTCCGGGGGGAATGATTGAAAGCCGGCCACAAGATCGCGCGACTGCATTCCAACGCCGCGCAACAATGTCGGATCTTCAGGAACGTCAAAAAGCAATCAGGCAAGCGATCGAGCACAATCAAAAGGAATTGGATGCGCTCAAAGGAACAATCACGACGATTACACGCCTGAGCACCACCACACTGACGCTGGCTGATATTTATGGTGATTGCACTGCACTTCCGGAATTGCAAATCCATATCGATCGCTGGGCTGCGCACAGTGAAAATCAGAAATCTGAGCGTTTGGCACAAATTCCATCAGCGACTATCAGGGCTACGGCTTGA
- a CDS encoding NIPSNAP family protein translates to MITCHVRYVIDPYQLTEFEAYAKAWLDIVERLGGTHHGYFLPSEGASNIAYCLFSFPSLADYESYRHIALTDPQSTALVESLVQKKFIVSYERSFLRPLLP, encoded by the coding sequence GTGATTACCTGCCATGTGCGATACGTGATCGATCCATACCAACTGACCGAATTCGAGGCCTACGCCAAGGCCTGGCTGGACATCGTCGAGCGGTTGGGCGGCACTCATCACGGCTACTTCCTGCCCTCCGAGGGCGCGAGCAACATCGCTTATTGCCTGTTCAGCTTTCCATCGCTGGCCGATTACGAAAGCTACCGGCACATCGCGCTGACCGACCCGCAAAGCACGGCGCTGGTGGAATCACTGGTGCAGAAGAAGTTCATCGTCAGCTACGAGCGCAGTTTCCTGCGCCCACTGCTGCCCTGA
- a CDS encoding DUF2790 domain-containing protein has translation MNIRTLLLTSALACTAFAGLAQANDTTAATKPVPYQYGMPLHVNKVISMTEQPTRQCKVVTADMKYVDNAGKPEEITYRKMSDACSDQN, from the coding sequence ATGAACATTCGCACGCTGTTGCTCACCTCCGCCCTCGCCTGCACCGCCTTCGCGGGGCTGGCTCAGGCCAATGACACCACCGCTGCAACCAAGCCGGTTCCCTATCAGTACGGCATGCCGTTGCATGTGAACAAAGTGATCTCCATGACCGAGCAACCCACTCGTCAGTGCAAAGTCGTTACTGCTGACATGAAGTACGTCGACAATGCCGGCAAGCCGGAGGAAATCACCTACCGGAAAATGTCTGATGCCTGCAGCGACCAGAACTGA
- a CDS encoding type VI secretion system tip protein VgrG, translating into MLDANATHITLTLEGASADLQVLSFTGREALNEPFRFDLELVSARPDLKLEELLHKPGVLTFGATGEGKIHGLVYRIEQGDSGKTLTRYSISLVPQLAYLRHNHDQQIFQNLTVPKIIAQVLEDRGILADAYSFQLNAEYPQRDYCVQYDESDLHFIQRLCEEEGIHFHFQHSSSGHKLVFGDDQTVFRKLKAVSYQQDSGMSADKPVIKRFNLRLETRTTRVSRRDYDFEKPKILPEGAVKSEFAPDLEDYDYPGRFTTRERGKFLSTRALERHRSDYKLAEGKGDEPTLTSGHFLTLAEHPRAEWNDLWLLLEVFHEGKQPQVLGENVTSDVTDNKSDFHQGYRNSFLATPWDAHYRPALEHPKPKVLGSQTAVVTGPKGEEIHCDQYGRIKVQFHWDRDGQSDDKTTCWLRVASGWAGAAYGGIAIPRIGMEVLVTFLEGDPDQPLVTGCLYHKENVVPYDLPANKTRSTFKTLSSPGGKGYNEFRIEDKKGVEQIYIHAQRDWDENIEHDQKIRVGNERHDTVEANTLSEFKVEEHRITHLDRVSEMRADDHLTVGVTQHVKVGTAQFVEAGTEIHYHAGEKVVIEGGMELTAKAGGSFVKVDAGGVTISGAEVKVNTGGAPGVGTGIGILEPVIPWAAAKDKAGALLVPAAAQMALAKAARATGDIRCPICEACREGNCDLGATA; encoded by the coding sequence ATGCTGGACGCCAACGCTACCCACATTACCCTTACGCTCGAAGGCGCCTCCGCCGACCTGCAAGTGCTCAGCTTCACCGGTCGCGAAGCCCTCAACGAGCCTTTCCGTTTCGACCTCGAACTGGTCAGCGCCCGCCCCGACCTCAAACTCGAAGAGCTGCTGCACAAGCCCGGCGTGCTGACCTTCGGCGCCACCGGCGAGGGCAAGATTCACGGCCTGGTGTATCGCATCGAGCAAGGCGATTCCGGCAAGACCCTGACCCGTTACAGCATCAGCCTGGTGCCGCAACTGGCCTATCTGCGGCACAATCATGACCAGCAGATTTTCCAGAACCTCACCGTGCCGAAGATCATCGCCCAGGTCCTCGAAGATCGCGGCATTCTGGCCGACGCTTACAGCTTCCAGCTCAACGCCGAGTACCCGCAGCGCGATTACTGTGTGCAGTACGACGAGTCCGACCTGCACTTCATCCAGCGCCTGTGCGAAGAGGAAGGCATTCACTTCCACTTCCAGCACAGCAGCAGCGGGCACAAACTGGTGTTCGGCGACGACCAGACGGTGTTCCGCAAACTCAAGGCCGTGAGCTACCAGCAAGACTCCGGCATGAGCGCCGACAAACCGGTGATCAAGCGTTTCAACCTGCGCCTGGAAACCCGCACCACCCGCGTCAGCCGCCGCGACTACGACTTCGAAAAACCGAAGATCCTGCCCGAAGGCGCGGTCAAATCCGAGTTCGCCCCAGACCTCGAAGACTACGATTACCCCGGTCGCTTCACCACCCGCGAACGCGGCAAATTCCTCTCGACTCGCGCCCTTGAACGTCATCGCAGCGACTACAAACTCGCCGAAGGCAAAGGTGACGAACCGACCCTGACCAGCGGCCACTTCCTGACCCTGGCCGAACACCCGCGCGCTGAATGGAACGACCTGTGGCTGCTGCTGGAAGTCTTTCACGAAGGCAAACAACCGCAAGTGCTGGGCGAGAACGTCACCAGCGACGTTACCGACAACAAAAGCGATTTCCACCAGGGCTACCGCAACAGCTTCCTCGCCACGCCGTGGGATGCGCACTACCGCCCTGCCCTCGAACACCCGAAACCAAAAGTCCTTGGCAGCCAGACCGCGGTCGTCACCGGCCCTAAAGGTGAAGAAATCCACTGCGACCAGTACGGCCGCATCAAAGTCCAGTTCCACTGGGACCGCGACGGCCAAAGCGACGACAAAACCACCTGCTGGCTACGCGTCGCCAGCGGCTGGGCCGGCGCGGCCTACGGCGGCATCGCCATCCCGCGCATCGGCATGGAAGTACTCGTCACCTTCCTCGAAGGCGACCCCGACCAGCCACTCGTCACCGGCTGCCTGTACCACAAGGAAAACGTCGTCCCCTACGACCTGCCGGCGAACAAGACCCGCAGCACCTTCAAGACCCTCAGCTCCCCGGGCGGCAAGGGCTACAACGAGTTCCGCATCGAAGACAAAAAGGGCGTGGAGCAGATCTATATCCATGCCCAGCGCGACTGGGACGAGAACATCGAGCACGACCAGAAGATCCGCGTGGGGAATGAGCGGCATGACACGGTTGAAGCCAACACCCTGAGCGAGTTCAAGGTCGAGGAACACCGGATTACCCATCTGGATCGTGTCAGTGAGATGCGCGCAGATGATCACCTGACGGTGGGCGTGACGCAGCATGTGAAGGTCGGTACGGCGCAGTTTGTCGAGGCTGGGACCGAGATTCACTATCACGCGGGTGAGAAAGTGGTGATCGAGGGTGGCATGGAGCTGACCGCCAAGGCTGGCGGGAGTTTTGTGAAGGTGGATGCCGGTGGGGTGACCATCAGCGGGGCTGAGGTGAAGGTGAATACCGGCGGTGCGCCTGGAGTGGGGACGGGAATCGGGATTCTGGAACCTGTCATCCCGTGGGCCGCAGCGAAAGACAAAGCAGGTGCCCTGCTCGTCCCGGCCGCCGCACAGATGGCCTTGGCCAAAGCCGCTCGCGCTACCGGCGACATACGCTGTCCGATCTGCGAAGCCTGCCGCGAAGGCAACTGCGATCTGGGAGCCACAGCATGA